In the genome of Podospora pseudocomata strain CBS 415.72m chromosome 2 map unlocalized CBS415.72m_2.2, whole genome shotgun sequence, one region contains:
- the PNS1 gene encoding pH nine-sensitive protein 1 (COG:I; EggNog:ENOG503NW86), whose amino-acid sequence MAYQGGEAANYYSPPHGGGGGPQYPPPNNSYEMQQPQNGYYNRPPPPPPPPAGGGGYSNVPMNDGGYHNGYGAPPPPPPPTGPDGKMGPPPSYDEVFAVQKPKWNDLWAGVLFLATCAGFVAVSAISIQGYAATRNINSGGLNGQRNRFGLTTHTIWLFGWVLITAIVLSYGYMWVARKFTKQFIWITGILNVVLGFATALYMLSRKYYSGGIVFLIFAIFQLICFISWRSRIPFSVLMLQTAIDVAKNFGHVYLVSAIGGLLATLFAAWFSVTLVSVYVKYQPDPNNPACRQGAGGCSSGKVIGLIAFITFAAYWISEWLKNTIHTTIAGVYGSWYFNSRNFPTGVTRGALKRCLTYSFGSISLGSLVVAIINFLRQLASVARAQASSDGDILGMILWCIVGCLIGLLDWAVQFLNRYAFAHIALYGKAYVPAAKDTWKMIKDRGIDALVNECLIGPVLGMGAMFVGYATALMAYCYMVFTNPSYNSGGGFTPVVVAFAFLIGLQICNVFTTPLSSGIDTIFVASAWDPEVMIRDHPDLYHRMVAVYPEVQQAIHA is encoded by the exons ATGGCCTACCAGGGCGGTGAAGCCGCTAATTACTACAGCCCACCtcatggcggtggtggtgggccgCAGTATCCCCCTCCGAACAACTCGTACGAAATGCAGCAACCGCAGAATGGATACTACAACCgacctccgccgccgcctcctcctcctgctgggggtgggggttatAGTAACGTGCCGATGAACGATGGGGGGTATCACAATGGGTATGGGgcgccaccgcctccaccgccgccgactgGACCAGATGGGAAGATGGGACCTCCCCCGAGTTATGACGAGGTTTTTGCGGTGCAGAAGCCAAAGTGGAATGATTTGTGggcgggggtgttgtttttggcgACTTGTGCTGGGTTTGTGGCTGTTAGTGCTATTTCGATTCAGGGATATG CTGCGACTCGTAATATCAACTCGGGCGGCCTCAATGGGCAGCGGAACAGATTCGGGTTGACGACGCATACGATTTGGCTGTTTGGCTGGGTGCTCATAACGGCTATTGTGCTCAGCTACGGGTACATGTGGGTTGCGAGGAAGTTTACGAAGCAGTTCATCTGGATTACGGGGATTCTCAACGTTGTGCTTGGTTTTGCGACGGCCTTGTACATGCTGTCGAGAAAGTACTACTCTGGCGGGATCGTGTTTTTGATCTTCGCCATTTTTCAGCTGATCTGCTTTATCAGCTGGCGGTCCCGGATTCCGTTCAGCGTGTTGATGCTGCAGACGGCCATTGATGTGGCCAAGAATTTTGGGCATGTTTATCTTGTCAGCGCGATTGGCGGGCTGTTGGCTACGTTGTTTGCGGCGTGGTTTTCGGTGACGCTAGTTAGTGTCTATGTCAAGTATCAGCCGGATCCGAATAACCCGGCTTGTAGGCAGGGCGCGGGGGGATGTTCGAGTGGAAAGGTGATTGGGCTGATTGCGTTTATTACTTTTGCCGCGTATTGGATTTCGGAGTGGTTGAAGAACACGATTCATACTACTATTGCGGGGGTTTATGGGTCGTGGTATTTCAACTCGAGGAACTTTCCAACGGGGGTGACGAGGGGGGCGTTGAAGAGGTGCTTGACGTATAGCTTTGGGAGTATCAGCTTGgggagcttggtggtggctaTTATCAATTTCCTGAGGCAGTTGGCGTCTGTGGCGAGGGCTCAGGCGTCATCGGATGGGGATATTTTGGGGATGATCTTGTGGTGTATTGTGGGGTGTCTTATTGGGTTGTTGGACTGGGCGGTTCAGTTCTTGAATCGGTACGCTTTTGCGCACATTGCGCTTTATGGGAAGGCGTATGTGCCGGCGGCGAAGGATACTTGGAA GATGATCAAGGACCGCGGTATCGACGCCCTCGTCAACGAATGCCTCATCGGCCCTGTCCTCGGCATGGGCGCCATGTTTGTCGGGTACGCCACCGCGCTGATGGCCTATTGCTACATggtcttcaccaacccctcgtACAACTCTGGCGGGGGCTTCacgccggtggtggttgcgttTGCCTTCTTGATCGGGTTGCAGATCTGCAATGTGTTCACCACCCCGCTCAGCAGCGGTATCGACACCATCTTCGTGGCTAGCGCTTGGGACCCCGAGGTCATGATCCGGGATCATCCGGATTTGTATCACAGGATGGTGGCGGTTTACCCTGAGGTACAGCAGGCTATTCACGCTTGA
- a CDS encoding uncharacterized protein (COG:K; COG:L; COG:O; EggNog:ENOG503P08S) — MDALGQTDKVKTTPLDSWFFSLGSYHQKVLNMFGYRPNRFAGIVSRYDPREPLPAELESAFHESHALQTNLHLPYPTPTQALHTHPACAPPLLHSNIPTYTIQEPSLGRNVLPPVSISIEASVIQDTASITITQLFWNDSDSIIKEAAYTFPLSSGCTVTGFHCRIGHGKVLAGNVKPKEEAREEFRQHVRNRTTGAALLEQDTEEIFTTSLGNLPARTKIRVTVTYITLLKHHFADRKGITTLTIPTCIASRYGDKPQDYNNAASTSIPEGLTIQIEVVEAGKIASIVSPTHKVTVENRLGTRAASSFADLVGEDTRSSVETALVKLETGSAFLDRDFVLDIATGGPNDETESPQAWIEKHPTLPNQQALMVTIPPGFTTRTSNPTDQTEILLLADLSGSMDDKLTSLRAAMQFFLKGIPIGRKFNVWCFGSSYKSWQPNSVDYGEASYQSASSWVDTNFHANMGGTELLPAIQAIVTARDKRLPTDIIILTDGETWRLDETLEYIRKQRDLTEGGIRFFALGIGPAVSHALVEGIAKFGGGYAEVVREASEGDWEDRIVSMAEAALMTDHLGPMHLEVNIMRGDGSKQASSIHNAEQSPADISTLSPFNRSRIFFLFDSFKSSESITDVTLKADTAHRTKTFQVPVTLLEKPSITIHRLAARSLLNDLERGQSHIHLGSTRPYPGSWDERNRVRKEAEKIGCKWSLVSKWTSFFLEEELCPAEPDDIWCAEGGAETVDEPGDDLLQSHGPITGVTLVDSGKTSVPASGLLLVGELVSTPRNSDDLFGLPAGRHLQRPVPPRSSLLSNPMRPPGLQLSRRPSSNGRKLRLVEYPHSVVAPDHLISFKMRKSTGVADPEGNTLGKQSDIAPGAVASNESPILGSLSGDPPRDPGSIFEFDDTDADDSETNNTSVPDNGLEGIFKPRMRRLSGGILQHRTAIPSEDEWVFDQVLDPKSQEHKSIQAQLQCCQYAFNASSLPQQRDQTYSWESEEDDAIKFSAFLPPWAPSSDLPPMDAMLEKLRCGPTLPQTNSPTYALGVNIEEIPNILAKPAPGPDYNLESEDDQAIDLYTDVHWGKLSPESLPTDPMYARGAYEEAKAKIEESPEETERRRRRRRVRDEHERVTQPKSGDNKPWTDNRIISELLRFQSAEGYFARGYSVQTGQINDLHPSIITIPGEEEDRHGEQVILLRDFLEEETTKGPGNLLSKHNKGQHNEDVVLLRDILGKEITKRLRTLRDKHDKDHMFGKDMALKERILFTIAVWVLLERDFASKRRLWVLMIRKAKSYLGGRIDRRYDAFDEMKAALEGAKIHGYKSRQDSLAAPLYVNARSFEVQFAVSKTVDNAARMTAESEVLEGEQDRDEVGVELEVGTGEAQDNSQVAGKGSVV; from the exons ATGGATGCCTTGGGACAGACTGATAAAGTGAAGACAACCCCTCTGGACTCATGGTTTTTCTCGTTGGGGTCCTATCATCAGAAAGTGCTGAACATGTTTGGATATCGACCAAATCGATTTGCGGGTATTGTCTCGAGATACGACCCTCGAGAGCCTCTTCCAGCAGAATTGGAAAGTGCGTTTCACGAGTCACATGCCCTGCAGACCAATTTGCACCTGCCATATCCAACACCCACACAGGCTCTTCACACACACCCCGCCTGTGCGCCACCATTACTACATTCAAATATCCCAACCTACACAATTCAAGAACCATCTCTTGGTCGGAATGTGCTCCCGCCAGTCTCCATCTCGATTGAAGCCTCCGTCATTCAAGACACGGCCAGCATCACAATTACGCAGCTCTTCTGGAACGACTCGGacagcatcatcaaagaGGCCGCCTACACGTTTCCTCTTTCATCTGGCTGCACCGTGACAGGCTTCCATTGTCGCATCGGTCATGGCAAAGTCTTGGCTGGCAATGTCAAGCCAAAGGAAGAAGCCCGCGAGGAATTCCGGCAGCATGTCCGCAACCGTACCACTGGAGCGGCGTTGCTCGAGCAAGATACCGAGGAGATattcaccaccagccttggAAATCTCCCAGCAAGAACCAAGATCAGGGTCACTGTCACCTACATCACCCTTCTCAAACATCACTTTGCCGATCGTAAGGGGATCACGACACTGACGATTCCAACTTGCATCGCAAGCCGCTACGGTGACAAACCCCAAGACTACAACAATGctgcctccacctccattcCAGAAGGCCTCACGATACAGATTGAAGTAGTTGAAGCCGGCAAGATTGCCTCAATCGTCAGCCCAACACACAAGGTCACTGTCGAAAACCGGTTGGGAACACGTGCGGCCAGTTCCTTTGCCGACCTTGTTGGTGAAGACACCCGAAGTAGTGTCGAAACAGCCCTGGTGAAACTAGAAACAGGTTCTGCTTTTCTCGATCGCGACTTTGTCCTTGATATCGCAACAGGAGGCCCGAATGATGAGACCGAATCACCACAAGCATGGATCGAAAAGCATCCCACCCTACCCAATCAACAGGCACTCATGGTGACAATTCCGCCTGGCTTTACCACGCGCACATCCAATCCTACCGATCAGACCGAGATACTTCTCTTGGCGGATCTGTCAGGGTCCATGGACGACAAGTTAACCTCGCTCAGAGCTGCCATGCAATTCTTCCTGAAGGGTATTCCCATTGGCCGCAAGTTCAatgtgtggtgttttggcTCAAGTTACAAGTCGTGGCAGCCTAATTCGGTGGATTATGGCGAAGCATCGTATCAGTCCGCTTCTTCATGGGTTGACACCAACTTCCATGCCAACATGGGGGGTACTGAACTACTTCCCGCAATCCAGGCCATCGTGACTGCGCGTGACAAAAGACTGCCCACAGACATCATCATTTTGACTGACGGAGAGACATGGCGCCTGGACGAAACCCTCGAGTACATTCGGAAACAGAGGGACTTGACTGAAGGGGGTATACGGTTCTTTGCTTTAGGTATTGGTCCAGCAGTCTCCCATGCCTTGGTTGAGGGCATCGCCAagtttggtggaggatatgCCGAAGTGGTTCGAGAGGCGAGCGAAGGGGATTGGGAGGATAGGATTGTCAGCATGGCAGAGGCAGCACTGATGACCGATCACTTGGGGCCTATGCATTTGGAGGTCAATATCATGAGAGGTGATGGCAGCAAGCAAG CTTCCAGTATCCACAACGCCGAGCAATCTCCAGCAGACATATCCACGCTCAGCCCATTCAACAGAAGCCGGatctttttcctctttgaTTCCTTCAAATCATCCGAGAGCATCACCGACGTTACACTCAAAGCCGATACTGCCCACAGGACCAAGACCTTCCAAGTTCCTGTGACGCTTCTCGAGAAGCCAAGCATAACAATTCATCGGCTTGCCGCCCGCTCACTGCTCAATGATCTGGAGCGAGGTCAGAGCCATATTCACCTGGGCTCTACTCGCCCCTATCCTGGCTCTTGGGACGAGAGAAATAGAGTACGAAAGGAGGCAGAGAAGATTGGCTGCAAATGGTCACTTGTTTCCAAATGGACGAGCTTCTTTCTGGAAGAGGAGCTCTGTCCTGCTGAGCCGGATGATATTTGGTGCGCAGAAGGCGGTGCTGAGACTGTTGATGAGCCTGGAGATGACTTGTTGCAATCACACGGGCCGATTACTGGCGTTACTTTGGTCGACAGTGGTAAAACATCGGTGCCTGCCTCTGGCTTGCTTCTAGTTGGGGAGCTTGTCTCTACACCCAGGAACTCAGACGACTTGTTCGGACTTCCAGCCGGGCGACACTTGCAAAGGCCTGTGCCTCCTAGATCTTCTTTACTGAGCAACCCTATGAGACCTCCAGGGCTGCAACTTTCAAGACGTCCTTCCTCGAACGGGAGAAAATTACGACTGGTTGAATACCCACACTCTGTCGTTGCACCTGACCACTTAATCTCCTTCAAGATGCGGAAGTCCACTGGCGTTGCAGACCCTGAAGGTAACACTCTCGGGAAACAAAGCGATATTGCGCCAGGGGCGGTCGCTTCAAATGAGAGCCCCATCCTGGGATCTCTTTCTGGAGATCCTCCGAGGGATCCTGGCTCTATTTTTGAGTTCGACGACACCGATGCAGATGATTCAGAGACGAACAATACCAGTGTTCCTGACAACGGATTAGAAGGTATATTTAAACCGAGAATGCGTCGCCTCTCAGGTGGAATACTGCAGCACAGAACGGCCATACCCAGTGAAGACGAATGGGTCTTCGACCAAGTACTTGATCCGAAAAGTCAAGAGCACAAAAGTATACAAGCTCAACTACAATGCTGCCAGTATGCCTTTAATGCCTCCTCGCTTCCGCAACAACGTGACCAGACATATAGCTGGGAgtcggaagaggatgacgcGATCAAATTCTCGGCGTTTCTTCCTCCGTGGGCACCTTCTTCTGATTTACCTCCGATGGACGCCATGCTCGAGAAGTTGAGATGTGGGCCGACATTACCCCAGACAAACAGTCCAACTTACGCACTTGGTGTGAATATTGAAGAGATCCCAAATATACTAGCTAAACCAGCGCCCGGTCCGGATTATAACTTGGAGTCCGAAGACGATCAGGCGATCGATTTGTATACCGATGTCCATTGGGGCAAACTTTCTCCCGAATCACTTCCAACGGACCCAATGTACGCGCGTGGGGCGTACGAGGAGGCTAAAGCGAAGATCGAGGAGAGCCCAGAGGAGACggagaggcggcggaggcgtcGCAGGGTGAGAGACGAGCACGAAAGAGTTACACAACCCAAGAGTGGCGACAATAAGCCATGGACAGACAACCGCATCATTTCTGAACTTCTTAGGTTTCAATCCGCCGAGGGGTATTTTGCCAGAGGGTACTCAGTCCAAACCGGCCAAATCAATGATCTTCACCCTTCTATTATCACCATTccaggggaagaagaggaccgACACGGTGAACAGGTCATTCTTCTGCGGGATTTCCTCGAGGAAGAAACCACCAAGGGCCCAGGCAATCTCTTGTCTAAACACAACAAAGGCCAACACAACGAAGatgtcgtcctcctccgtgATATACTGGGGAAAGAAATTACCAAGAGGCTACGTACTCTCCGGGATAAACACGACAAAGACCACATGTTTGGTAAGGACATGGCCTTGAAAGAAAGGATCCTCTTCACTATTGCCGTTTGGGTGCTTCTCGAGCGGGACTTTGCCTCCAAGCGGCGTCTGTGGGTTTTGATGATTAGGAAGGCAAAGTCGTATCTAGGGGGGCGTATCGACCGGCGGTATGACGCGTTTGACGAGATGAAGGCTGCTCTGGAGGGGGCCAAGATTCATGGGTATAAATCACGGCAGGATAGTCTGGCAGCTCCTCTCTATGTGAATGCGCGCAGTTTTGAGGTTCAATTTGCGGTGTCGAAGACCGTTGACAATGCGGCTAGGATGACTGCGGAGTCTGAAGTTCTTGAGGGAGAGCAAGATCGGGATGAGGTGGGTGTGGAGCTCGAAGTTGGCACAGGCGAGGCTCAAGACAACAGTCAAGTGGCAGGAAAGGGCTCGGTCGTTTAA
- a CDS encoding uncharacterized protein (EggNog:ENOG503P2ET; COG:S), which translates to MGSPVSIGDIIAMSKISWKIAQAFTNGRKSAPIEFREVENQLYSLSSALSAFKDACGDDIAAVSIESSSLPNRFQDNEQHEGLQSVDWLLNSCNETLRHLEKLIDKYSALATGSGRDNPEPRFRRWSDTLLRNYKKIAWTTEAGDIATLRSQLLVHTNSLHLVLGTVVKIEGSLATNTQMLTEIHSWWTQNLKDATTSTAESQSLSSSSAKTIGSIKFQVSLAVDNAQQLICPRSYYQEDLNHWTSQLLLCGCDKAADHPKLRDIGLSPITFPFKHGGKNRSWVLYKVLERSTNRLVSVNISDVAVEHIREFQESFIDRLAEATARSMLQQGISKMLAHPVPDNTGIRTLYTQSDTKNLYKLMADVTFGVGHRSLVKNGISGISLLQYRSLGQSNEGQGEEYAELLVYYNKSEDITKSILKLRHDTVMKLIEGDARIVLDEIDCYGFIDDNRVNKLTRAEVSFQMISFEAAKALYQNIEDMRRELFIQSLSSPRRDEIVALRLQVAQVQTEVVLIQNAELLITRDREGKQRLIIVSENKCTILNQALPDDCFTAVRKSPNFSAPTWLVQMKSDGNQQVFHYPKGFRMLRFHDNNATRMFQLGREALSQSEGKANLPIRNRRDESGGQIELDRSVR; encoded by the exons ATGGGGTCGCCAGTTTCAATTGGCGATATCATCGCCATGTCCAAGATCTCTTGGAAGATTGCCCAAGCCTTCACCAACGGACGCAAGTCTGCGCCCATCGAATTTCGCGAGGTTGAGAACCAGCTCTACTCCCTCAGCTCGGCCCTATCAGCTTTCAAAGATGCATGTGGCGATGACATCGCTGCAGTCTCCATCGAGTCTTCGTCACTTCCCAACCGATTTCAAGACAACGAACAACACGAAGGTCTGCAGAGTGTGGATTGGCTGCTGAACAGCTGCAATGAGACGCTGAGGcatctcgagaagctcatcgACAAGTACAGTGCTCTTGCAACCGGCTCAGGTCGGGACAATCCAGAGCCACGATTTCGACGATGGAGTGACACCTTGCTCAGAAACTACAAGAAAATTGCTTGGACAACCGAGGCCGGCGACATTGCAACTCTACGAAGTCAGCTCCTGGTCCATACCAACAGCTTGCACTTGGTTTTGGGGACCGTCGTAAA AATTGAGGGAAGTCTCGCAACAAACACGCAAATGCTCACAGAAATTCATTCTTGGTGGACCCAAAATCTCAAAGATGCCACCACTTCTACCGCCGAGAGCCAGTCCCTATCGAGCAGTTCAGCAAAGACCATCGGCTCAATTAAATTTCAGGTATCGCTTGCTGTGGATAACGCACAACAGCTCATCTGTCCTCGATCATATTACCAGGAGGACTTGAACCATTGGACATCTCAACTTTTATTGTGTGGCTGTGATAAGGCTGCCGACCACCCCAAGCTCAGAGACATTGGACTGTCACCCATAACTTTCCCCTTTAAACATGGTGGGAAGAATAGGTCATGGGTGCTCTACAAAGTTTTGGAAAGGTCGACGAACCGTCTGGTATCTGTAAATATCAGTGATGTTGCAGTTGAAC ATATCCGCGAGTTTCAAGAATCATTCATCGATCGTCTTGCTGAAGCCACTGCGAGATCAATGCTGCAGCAAGGCATTAGCAAAATGCTTGCTCACCCAGTACCTGATAACACAGGGATTCGGACTTTGTACACGCAAAG TGATACAAAGAATCTCTATAAACTGATGGCCGATGTTACCTTTGGCGTCGGCCACAGATCCTTGGTCAAGAATGGGATCAGTGGGATTTCGCTCTTGCAATATCGAAGCCTTGGTCAAAGCAACGAAGGCCAAGGGGAGGAATATGCAGAGCTGCTGGTCTACTACAACAAAAGTGAAGATATCACGAAAAGCATTCTCAAAC TACGTCATGACACGGTAATGAAATTGATCGAAGGAGATGCAAGGATTGTGTTGGACGAAATTGACTGCTATGGCTTTATTGATGACAACCGGGTCAACAAGCTGACCAGAGCAGAGGTTTCATTCCAAATGATTTCCTTCGAAG CTGCCAAAGCACTCTACCAGAATATCGAAGACATGAGAAGGGAACTATTTATCCAGTCTCTAAGCTCCCCTAGGCGAGACGAGATTGTAGCACTACGGCT CCAAGTTGCGCAGGTCCAGACTGAAGTGGTCTTGATACAGAACGCAGAGCTCTTGATCACCCGAGACAGAGAGGGAAAACAGAGGCTGATTATTGTCAGCGAGAACAAGTGCACAATACTCAACCAAGCCC TACCTGATGATTGCTTCACCGCGGTTCGGAAAAGTCCCAATTTCAGCGCCCCAACATGGCTTGTTCAGATGAAAAGTGATGGAAATCAACAGGTATTTCACTACCCGAAGGGATTTCGAATGCTCAGGTTTCATGACAATAATG CTACAAGAATGTTTCAACTGGGGCGCGAGGCACTCTCTCAGAGCGAGGGAAAAGCGAATTTACCCATCAGGAATCGACGTGATGAAAGTGGGGGCCAGATTGAACTTGACCGCAGTGTGAGATGA
- a CDS encoding uncharacterized protein (EggNog:ENOG503PYE8): protein MFTTKKHKTTKPQPQPQPQQVAIQDGQVIGVLIRRTSTWKKLKTTTTKAVKVVTPNKRTAAPPPGRESLRRAKTTGENQSFYRSSYLALNPQRQWDLYIAGLAPQGVPAPRGPPPPQKGVTPRQFKTVNVMYLTKPSPSGVQAGTISYLPDAFEVAKGKKKIVKNPNPDALPAFPTPGQGKVVVRPVKQGQGQQQQQKVRVSTQAQGRPVQQAVRAQQQPQLRVRVQQQQQQQQQYVQVAVPVTQVQRPQTQQFVAVPVGQVQQQVVRPVSQAVQRPVQQQQRQHRPQTQFVTVPVQHVQRPQQQQQFVVLQTVAQPQPQQQVVMIPAVNTQPVRQQVRTGGMRVPGQSVVTVRA from the exons AtgttcaccaccaaaaaacacaaaaccaccaaaccacaaccccaacctcaaccacagCAAGTCGCAATCCAGGATGGACAAGTAATCG GCGTCCTCATCCGCCGAACCTCCACCTGGAAAAAactcaaaaccaccaccaccaaagccgtCAAAGTCGTCACCCCCAACAAACGCACCGccgctccccctccaggCCGCGAGTCCCTCCGTCGCGCCAAAACCACAGGCGAAAACCAATCCTTCTACCGATCCTCCTAcctcgccctcaacccccaacgCCAATGGGACCTCTACATCGCCGGCCTCGCCCCGCAAGGCGTCCCCGCTCCTCGtggtccaccacctccccagaaGGGGGTGACGCCGAGACAGTTCAAAACAGTAAATGTGATGTACTTGACCAAACCCAGCCCTAGCGGGGTGCAAGCAGGCACGATAAGCTACCTACCTGACGCGTTTGAGGTTGCAAAGGGCAAGAAAAAGATCGTCAAGAATCCGAATCCGGATGCCTTGCCTGCTTTTCCCACGCCGGGGCAGGGGAAGGTTGTTGTGAGGCCTGTTAAACAGGGTCaggggcagcaacaacagcagaagGTGAGGGTTAGTACTCAGGCGCAGGGCAGGCCGGTGCAGCAGGCTGTTAgggctcaacaacagcctcagCTGCGGGTGAGGGTGcag cagcagcagcagcagcagcagcagtacgTCCAAGTTGCGGTGCCAGTTACCCAGGTTCAGAGGCCGCAGACGCAGCAGTTCGTTGCTGTGCCGGTTGGTCAAGTACAGCAGCAGGTTGTGAGGCCGGTTAGCCAGGCTGTTCAACGGCCtgttcagcagcagcagaggcagCACAGGCCGCAGACACAGTTTGTTACTGTGCCTGTTCAGCACGTGCAGAggccacaacagcagcagcagtttgTTGTTTTACAGACTGTAGCTCAGCcgcagcctcaacagcaggtTGTGATGATTCCGGCTGTTAATACTCAGCCGGTGAGACAGCAGGTGAGGACTGGCGGAATGAGAGTGCCTGGGCAGAGTGTAGTTACTGTGAGGGCTTGA